Proteins from a genomic interval of Sinobacterium caligoides:
- a CDS encoding LamG-like jellyroll fold domain-containing protein yields the protein MNSNKQPKKYTLNGEDVALDTSTVDDSRFGRCVTLTQGDSLSFGKPTDIGFSVTEFTSTIWLKLSSKGSIFDYLGPSGFGCNSQGRLTLLWQTIGDSHTLSYGVWYHLSLVKSSDQVSLYVNGKLATSLKVPSQWNSAVIYNKGDIVLLNDKIYSCQWWSKGDSPDNPAGIESYVWEENNDSAINQWESDRDDYFDKCDYSCLDGELHLSSQNFYPFALQANEIYDDFFSALPPVVESCSDIYPFDINIFASGAVEAENCLFIDPDENTNSVLNITNINHDDIVVLARSGAVSAYNYHFSIRFRNKTFRKDAEVIVSALDAGAASWDISSAIQDPIDGSWSVYFLCLSDMTIASNATLSFVLGYKSACGTLGARSTHIALYYQNAQFVAGGNVHGDRFKQVDILNLADNNAYVRQVSEKVAKTNSFVDGVEFELKNQVDKLKSYMLADSKEEKIGYVADAASNSGKLTDFVEAINLLVQHGINLDNEVDLRATMYESKFDALERLYPLAVSLGAPQSVVCDDFSDISIFIFNRSDFKLELAVENLHSVIEIAIPLGDDVESLVASGAGDSAGSFEYVNAGKGSSVTGELTKDTSSPKRVAFAFKAGVGSYIAANSFIEIKIKDLFANRHIGSSFITVNLSNIPNYCDNSFSCVVTKTERDLSCLLGGGNVAIGKDKPCNNVKLDVAGDIASDNLKVNNAIVTSRVSTNDLISCNVDTDFLDAIDISSSNNIDTKTLCASGRISDENGMLLAVPIGGIIMWSPRPISNHEEGDSNLIPPGFNVCDGSNNTPDLREKFIVAAGASADKVSPNRFSTPLLDENREEYEYQLGSMSGENRVSLTPEQMPEHKHTGVVHDTNINKGDGWAWKLMHPTTYATHVDNGNHNTIYDRNAQNFIATLNECIHLTHSHEFSINNSGGGQSHENRPAYYSLLFIQRVE from the coding sequence ATGAATTCAAATAAACAGCCTAAGAAATATACTTTGAATGGCGAAGATGTTGCCCTTGATACTAGTACTGTTGACGATAGTCGATTTGGACGCTGTGTCACTTTGACGCAAGGCGACTCACTTTCGTTTGGTAAGCCCACGGATATTGGATTTTCTGTGACTGAATTTACCTCGACGATTTGGCTTAAACTTTCATCGAAAGGTAGTATCTTTGATTATTTAGGTCCCTCCGGATTTGGTTGCAATAGTCAAGGTAGGCTGACGCTTCTTTGGCAGACAATAGGCGATTCACATACCCTTTCATATGGTGTGTGGTATCACCTTTCTCTAGTGAAAAGTTCTGATCAAGTATCGTTGTATGTTAATGGTAAGCTGGCGACCTCATTGAAAGTACCTAGTCAGTGGAACTCTGCAGTTATTTATAACAAAGGTGATATTGTTTTACTAAATGATAAAATATACAGCTGCCAATGGTGGAGCAAGGGTGACTCACCGGATAATCCAGCAGGTATAGAAAGTTATGTGTGGGAGGAAAATAACGATAGCGCTATCAATCAATGGGAGTCTGATAGAGATGATTACTTTGATAAATGTGACTATTCCTGTTTAGATGGTGAGCTTCACCTTTCTTCGCAGAACTTCTATCCCTTTGCATTACAGGCCAATGAAATATACGATGACTTTTTTTCTGCTTTGCCACCCGTTGTGGAAAGTTGCAGTGATATCTATCCTTTTGACATAAATATTTTTGCCAGTGGTGCTGTTGAGGCAGAGAACTGTCTTTTTATTGATCCTGATGAAAACACTAATAGCGTATTAAATATTACGAATATAAATCATGATGATATCGTGGTTTTAGCTCGTTCAGGTGCTGTAAGCGCCTATAATTATCACTTTTCTATTCGCTTCCGAAATAAAACTTTTCGTAAAGACGCCGAGGTTATTGTTAGTGCGTTAGATGCTGGAGCCGCATCATGGGATATCTCCAGTGCCATACAGGATCCGATTGATGGTAGTTGGTCAGTTTACTTTCTATGCTTGTCTGATATGACCATTGCTTCTAATGCTACGTTGTCATTTGTGCTTGGATATAAGTCTGCCTGTGGCACGTTGGGTGCGAGAAGCACGCATATCGCACTCTACTATCAAAATGCACAGTTCGTGGCCGGTGGTAATGTGCATGGTGATCGTTTCAAGCAGGTTGATATATTGAACCTTGCTGATAATAACGCGTATGTAAGGCAAGTCAGTGAAAAAGTGGCTAAAACTAATAGTTTTGTTGATGGTGTTGAATTTGAGTTAAAGAATCAGGTTGATAAACTAAAGAGCTATATGCTTGCTGATTCTAAAGAGGAAAAAATTGGTTATGTTGCTGATGCTGCCTCTAATTCTGGCAAGCTTACAGATTTTGTTGAAGCGATTAACTTGCTTGTTCAGCACGGCATTAACTTGGATAACGAGGTAGATCTTAGAGCGACGATGTACGAGAGTAAATTTGATGCTCTTGAGCGACTTTATCCATTGGCTGTTTCTCTTGGCGCTCCACAGAGTGTCGTATGTGATGATTTTAGTGATATATCAATTTTTATTTTCAATCGTTCCGACTTTAAGCTGGAGTTGGCTGTCGAAAATTTACACAGTGTTATTGAAATAGCTATTCCTCTCGGTGACGATGTGGAAAGCCTAGTTGCTAGCGGGGCGGGTGATTCTGCAGGTTCTTTTGAATATGTTAATGCAGGAAAGGGTTCGTCAGTCACAGGTGAGCTTACTAAGGATACTAGCTCACCAAAGCGTGTTGCCTTTGCCTTTAAGGCTGGGGTTGGTAGCTATATAGCGGCAAATAGTTTTATTGAGATTAAAATAAAAGATCTTTTTGCCAATAGACATATAGGATCTAGCTTTATCACCGTTAATTTGTCAAATATTCCTAATTATTGTGATAATAGTTTTTCTTGCGTTGTGACAAAAACTGAAAGAGACCTATCTTGTTTGCTGGGTGGCGGGAATGTCGCAATAGGTAAGGATAAGCCATGCAATAATGTTAAGTTAGATGTTGCTGGTGATATAGCTTCCGATAACTTGAAGGTTAATAATGCTATTGTTACTTCTAGGGTCAGTACTAATGACCTTATTTCCTGTAACGTTGATACAGATTTTTTGGATGCAATCGATATTAGCTCTAGTAACAATATCGATACCAAAACGTTGTGCGCTAGTGGGCGTATCTCTGATGAGAACGGCATGCTTTTAGCTGTACCTATTGGCGGTATTATTATGTGGTCTCCTCGCCCAATATCTAATCATGAAGAAGGTGACTCGAATCTAATACCTCCTGGCTTTAATGTATGCGATGGATCTAATAATACACCAGACCTCAGAGAGAAGTTTATTGTGGCTGCTGGAGCATCTGCTGATAAGGTATCCCCCAACCGGTTTTCTACACCTCTGCTCGATGAAAATAGAGAGGAGTATGAGTATCAGCTAGGTAGCATGTCCGGGGAAAACCGTGTTTCGCTAACGCCAGAGCAAATGCCAGAGCATAAGCATACAGGGGTGGTCCATGATACGAATATAAATAAAGGTGATGGGTGGGCTTGGAAGCTAATGCACCCCACTACTTATGCAACGCATGTTGATAACGGCAATCACAACACGATATACGACCGAAATGCGCAAAATTTCATTGCCACATTGAATGAGTGCATACATTTAACGCACTCACATGAATTTAGTATTAATAATTCAGGGGGCGGTCAGTCGCATGAAAATAGGCCTGCATATTATTCGCTTCTATTTATACAGAGGGTTGAGTAG
- a CDS encoding DUF6603 domain-containing protein has product MSLPKEKKSTSSDGLETSIALCLSVGDTIVVPKIKITDTEDNKFKLYNGSLTADEFKDYVSDSTAKELSLEGGGINLKDLVTNFGLELQDPLSTLLDITIEDCEFSWHTGLSAGWLNVGTEHLDVQLLSTTKNNNRETVLSVTCKSSVDLAGIMPLVEADELPPMALGASIVYATKDFEKQELVTLIEGCLTDEQKKASAIKERKISAGVSASVNVTLDKQVIPLTIPLGDAKGGSQEAATKAQLPKTTSAKVGRNFGPIAISGLGLSYKDGDIVLALDGALNLANFQMYLMDMQLSLDFAQLMSGGISSLGSSIGFDLSGLFIDMKAGGFELAGGLLRNENEVNGVICDEYLGQVSIKAKTISLTALGAYSKLPSGKTSLFAYLAINYPIGGIPAFFVKGLALGFGYNRGIKLPHINEIHHFPLVKALKDPTNNSTKGVEALENLKQQAKNLSAYLPATEGQYLIAAGVKFSTFELITSVAVLMVEFGEHLGVYLAGNSVMTLPPALGSANCAVVNIDMNYKVAFVPSEGVLTVDAVLTDNSYVLSKDCKLTGGFSFHSWFDGPHEGDFVVSMGGYHPRFNKPDHYPDVPRLGFRWQVCHNLLMKGGMYAALTPVAIMTGGNIEAVYASGSLQAYFKAGMDFLLSWKPFYYDARFYVLVGASVEIDFGWFGSWTVTAELGADLHVWGPDFTGKAVINWWVFGFTVRFGGSSANVPKAIEWSEFKESYIALPEADSDNSFAEISITKGDLGSVESEDKLWHIVDPDEVELNIGGSIPVNTVTLSNEGSSTYTLRGEDFHLAPMGPQDSMPSVSGWTMSIACHSDAGSDFVATKVEKAFPKAVYGDQFVAKIDQKETMLRLLSGSKIVSAPGKPPGFTEAIDADEFKFEDLTENDPYWQWGGGVEGELKETDATIYKDIKNSLNDEIVIARRQDIANFFDVATPIGTEKIRDELEATFIGSPQILIAA; this is encoded by the coding sequence ATGTCTCTACCAAAAGAAAAAAAATCGACTTCATCCGACGGTCTGGAGACATCAATTGCTCTCTGCCTTAGCGTTGGCGACACCATAGTTGTTCCTAAGATTAAGATTACAGACACAGAAGATAATAAATTCAAATTATACAATGGCTCGTTGACAGCAGACGAGTTTAAAGATTATGTCAGTGATAGCACAGCCAAAGAATTAAGCTTAGAGGGAGGTGGGATTAATCTAAAGGATTTAGTCACTAATTTCGGCTTAGAATTGCAAGATCCTCTATCGACACTGCTTGATATTACTATTGAAGACTGTGAATTCAGTTGGCATACGGGGTTAAGTGCAGGCTGGCTCAATGTGGGAACTGAGCACCTTGATGTACAACTTCTATCGACAACGAAAAATAATAATCGAGAGACAGTGCTGTCAGTGACTTGCAAAAGCTCTGTCGATTTAGCTGGAATAATGCCGTTAGTTGAGGCGGATGAGCTGCCTCCTATGGCGTTGGGTGCCTCAATAGTCTACGCCACGAAAGATTTTGAAAAGCAAGAGCTTGTTACGCTGATCGAAGGGTGCTTAACTGATGAGCAAAAGAAAGCTTCGGCGATCAAAGAGAGAAAAATATCAGCAGGTGTTTCGGCGTCAGTCAATGTGACGCTGGATAAGCAGGTCATACCACTAACGATTCCGCTTGGCGATGCCAAGGGTGGTAGTCAAGAGGCTGCAACAAAAGCGCAGCTACCGAAGACAACATCAGCGAAAGTGGGACGTAATTTTGGTCCAATTGCGATCAGTGGTCTTGGCCTATCATACAAAGATGGTGATATTGTTCTCGCTCTAGACGGCGCGCTAAACCTTGCTAATTTCCAAATGTATTTGATGGATATGCAGCTGTCTCTTGACTTTGCGCAGCTGATGAGCGGAGGTATTTCAAGTTTAGGTAGCAGCATTGGCTTCGATTTATCTGGGCTATTTATTGATATGAAGGCTGGCGGTTTTGAACTTGCCGGTGGGCTTTTACGTAATGAGAACGAGGTGAATGGTGTCATCTGTGATGAGTACCTTGGGCAAGTATCGATAAAGGCGAAAACAATCTCGTTAACTGCGCTGGGGGCTTACTCTAAGCTGCCAAGTGGAAAAACATCATTATTTGCCTATCTTGCAATTAACTACCCCATTGGCGGTATCCCAGCATTTTTTGTTAAAGGTTTAGCGTTAGGCTTCGGTTACAACCGGGGAATAAAGCTACCTCATATCAATGAGATTCACCATTTTCCGTTAGTTAAAGCATTAAAAGACCCGACAAACAACAGCACGAAAGGTGTCGAAGCTTTAGAAAACCTTAAACAGCAGGCGAAAAACTTAAGTGCTTATCTACCTGCGACAGAAGGACAATACCTTATTGCAGCAGGGGTAAAGTTCTCAACCTTTGAGCTGATCACCTCTGTGGCCGTATTGATGGTTGAGTTTGGTGAGCACCTTGGGGTGTATCTTGCCGGTAACTCAGTGATGACGCTGCCTCCTGCACTTGGCTCTGCTAACTGCGCTGTCGTTAATATTGATATGAACTATAAGGTGGCGTTTGTACCTAGTGAGGGGGTACTGACGGTTGATGCGGTATTGACTGACAATAGTTATGTGCTGTCAAAAGACTGTAAATTGACGGGCGGCTTCTCATTTCATTCTTGGTTTGATGGCCCTCATGAAGGTGATTTTGTTGTTTCGATGGGGGGCTATCATCCTAGGTTCAATAAACCTGATCACTACCCGGATGTACCACGATTAGGCTTCCGCTGGCAGGTTTGTCATAACCTGTTAATGAAGGGGGGGATGTATGCAGCACTCACCCCTGTGGCGATCATGACAGGCGGTAACATAGAGGCTGTTTATGCTTCTGGTTCGTTACAGGCCTACTTTAAAGCGGGCATGGATTTTCTTCTCTCTTGGAAACCGTTCTATTATGATGCTCGATTCTACGTTCTGGTTGGAGCATCAGTTGAGATAGACTTTGGCTGGTTTGGTTCGTGGACAGTAACAGCAGAGCTAGGTGCAGACTTGCATGTTTGGGGGCCAGACTTTACTGGTAAAGCTGTGATAAATTGGTGGGTATTTGGCTTTACAGTTCGTTTCGGGGGCAGCAGTGCTAACGTGCCTAAAGCGATTGAGTGGTCTGAATTCAAAGAATCTTATATTGCGCTACCAGAGGCTGATTCAGACAATAGTTTTGCAGAAATAAGCATTACTAAAGGTGATCTCGGCAGCGTAGAAAGTGAAGATAAGCTGTGGCACATTGTCGACCCTGATGAGGTTGAGCTGAATATAGGCGGTTCTATTCCTGTTAATACCGTGACGCTAAGTAACGAAGGCTCTAGCACTTATACGCTCAGAGGTGAAGACTTCCACCTTGCTCCAATGGGGCCACAAGATAGCATGCCAAGCGTCTCTGGATGGACAATGTCGATTGCTTGTCATTCTGATGCGGGCAGTGACTTTGTGGCAACTAAGGTTGAAAAAGCTTTCCCTAAGGCAGTTTACGGCGATCAGTTTGTTGCGAAAATTGATCAGAAAGAAACGATGTTACGCTTACTATCAGGCAGCAAAATTGTCAGTGCACCAGGAAAGCCTCCAGGTTTTACTGAGGCGATTGATGCTGATGAGTTTAAGTTCGAAGACCTTACTGAGAACGACCCATACTGGCAATGGGGAGGGGGAGTTGAAGGAGAGCTAAAAGAAACGGATGCGACAATATATAAAGATATCAAGAATAGCTTGAATGACGAAATTGTTATTGCTCGGCGACAAGACATTGCTAACTTTTTTGATGTTGCTACTCCAATAGGGACAGAAAAAATTAGAGATGAACTCGAGGCAACCTTTATAGGAAGTCCGCAAATACTAATAGCAGCATAA
- a CDS encoding potassium channel protein, which produces MKWLFHLRKNLLRYLQRLHWQSVVLGVVLYMVICWLLLSMSGEHEIIQPETFFYWLVVTGSTVGYGDYSPTTPMGKWVTALWIVPVGLGIFGLAVGRIIAFVTQQWRRGIMGMKTLALSRHILVIGWNEQHTLNLLRLLLREERYGEGRRVVLCARNDIENPMPGEIDFVRVDSYSDDDDMDRTAMMTASCIIIDTPDDHTTMASALYCNSRNSNIHTIVYFEDDDLYRLLKQHCPKIECAPSVATEMLAKAAVDPGSSMLHHELLNVDDGMTQYSVIYPKNAPAVTVESLFIPFKRDYEATIIGIKYQGQERLQLNPALETIVEPGTTLFYIADERLLDFSW; this is translated from the coding sequence ATGAAATGGCTTTTTCATCTGAGAAAAAACCTACTGCGTTATCTACAGCGCTTACATTGGCAGAGTGTGGTGCTAGGTGTCGTGTTGTATATGGTGATCTGTTGGTTGCTGTTATCGATGTCAGGTGAGCATGAAATCATCCAGCCGGAGACATTCTTCTACTGGTTGGTGGTGACAGGATCGACGGTGGGCTATGGCGATTATTCGCCGACGACGCCGATGGGAAAATGGGTGACGGCGCTGTGGATCGTGCCTGTCGGTTTGGGTATTTTTGGTTTGGCAGTGGGGCGTATTATCGCCTTTGTCACACAGCAATGGCGCAGAGGTATTATGGGGATGAAAACATTGGCACTGAGTAGGCATATTTTAGTCATCGGTTGGAACGAACAGCATACGCTGAACTTGTTGCGGTTGTTGCTACGTGAAGAACGCTATGGTGAAGGGCGGAGAGTGGTGCTCTGTGCCCGCAACGATATAGAGAACCCGATGCCGGGGGAAATTGATTTTGTCCGTGTCGATTCCTATAGCGATGATGACGATATGGATCGCACAGCCATGATGACTGCCTCTTGTATTATCATCGATACACCTGATGATCACACCACCATGGCCTCGGCTTTATATTGTAATAGTCGAAACTCTAACATTCATACTATTGTTTATTTTGAAGATGATGACCTCTATCGCTTGCTGAAACAGCACTGCCCGAAGATAGAGTGTGCGCCATCGGTCGCGACTGAAATGCTGGCAAAGGCGGCAGTGGATCCGGGGTCGAGCATGTTGCATCACGAATTACTCAATGTTGATGACGGTATGACCCAGTATTCCGTCATTTACCCGAAAAACGCACCGGCAGTGACAGTTGAGAGCTTGTTTATACCCTTCAAACGAGATTATGAGGCGACGATCATCGGCATAAAATATCAGGGGCAGGAGCGTTTGCAACTAAATCCAGCCCTGGAGACTATTGTTGAGCCTGGTACAACGCTGTTCTATATTGCCGATGAGCGGTTATTAGATTTCAGCTGGTAA
- a CDS encoding PQQ-dependent dehydrogenase, methanol/ethanol family, whose product MMRLNTLCSSLMLVVTMTLSSAWSHGKEYAAGSVTTEKIIAEAASGGEWLSHGRDYQEQRFSPLKQINTDNVADLGLAWHYDTRSNRGLEATPIVVDGVMYVSGVWSVVYALDAKTGKELWVYDPKVPKEWGQFACCDAVNRGVAVYQGKVIVGTLDGRLVAIDAKTGEQVWETLTIDKNRPYTITGAPRVAKGKVYIGNGGAEYGVRGYVSAYDVDNGELIWRFFTVPGDPKLGFESEAMANAADTWSGEWYKYGGGGTVWDSIVYDPELDQLYIGVGNGGPFDLDIRSPEGGDNLYVASIVALNPDSGEYIWHRQQTPGDMWDYTSTQQIMLADMEIAGEARKVIWQAPKNGFFFVIDRETGEMLSAEPYTAVNWASGYDLSTGRPNINRDIADYRRGEKLVRPAHMGAHNWHPMAYSPETGYVYIPVIEAMVPFRKEQNFKFKPGRWNSGIEMVEVPPGDTQFAGLMATGLTGGRLVAWDPRTQSEAWSVEHKMTWNGGVLATAGNLVFQGNAAQRMAAYRADTGERLWDVDAQTGIIAAPISYSVDGEQYIAVAASWGGILPLALGVKPYDEPSKGRILVYKLGGSDALPPLKAAVEPPIPPARTGADEQTLAEGKQLYHLYCYGCHGTNAVSGGMIPDLRYLNSNFHDMFEQIVYDGALKGLGMVGFSDVLDKPQVASIHAYIIEEANDDLEYRQQPQWWRSFKHWVYGIGVSIIEWLSSFA is encoded by the coding sequence ATGATGAGATTGAATACCCTGTGTAGTTCACTGATGCTTGTGGTGACAATGACGCTGAGCTCGGCTTGGAGTCATGGCAAAGAGTATGCGGCGGGCTCTGTGACGACAGAGAAAATTATTGCCGAGGCGGCATCTGGTGGAGAGTGGTTGTCGCATGGCCGAGACTATCAGGAGCAACGCTTTAGCCCGTTGAAGCAAATAAACACGGATAATGTTGCCGACTTAGGCCTTGCCTGGCACTACGATACACGTTCTAACCGTGGTCTAGAGGCGACCCCGATTGTTGTCGATGGGGTGATGTATGTTTCAGGTGTCTGGAGTGTTGTTTACGCCCTCGATGCGAAGACAGGTAAAGAGCTTTGGGTCTACGACCCGAAGGTACCGAAAGAGTGGGGGCAATTCGCCTGCTGCGACGCGGTTAATCGTGGTGTTGCGGTCTATCAAGGTAAGGTGATCGTCGGCACCCTGGATGGCCGTTTAGTCGCTATCGACGCCAAGACCGGCGAGCAGGTGTGGGAAACGCTGACCATCGATAAGAATCGCCCTTATACCATTACGGGTGCACCGCGAGTGGCGAAGGGCAAGGTCTATATTGGTAACGGTGGTGCCGAATATGGTGTGCGTGGTTATGTGTCAGCCTACGACGTCGATAATGGTGAGTTGATCTGGCGTTTCTTTACCGTTCCCGGCGACCCTAAGCTGGGCTTCGAGAGTGAGGCAATGGCCAATGCGGCGGACACCTGGAGTGGCGAATGGTACAAGTACGGGGGGGGCGGTACGGTGTGGGATTCGATCGTCTATGATCCGGAGCTTGATCAGCTATATATCGGTGTCGGTAACGGCGGCCCCTTTGACTTGGATATTCGCTCGCCAGAGGGCGGGGATAATCTCTATGTCGCTTCTATTGTCGCGCTCAACCCAGACAGTGGAGAGTATATCTGGCACCGTCAACAGACACCGGGTGACATGTGGGATTACACCTCGACCCAACAGATTATGTTGGCCGATATGGAGATTGCCGGTGAAGCGAGAAAGGTGATCTGGCAGGCGCCGAAGAACGGCTTCTTCTTTGTCATCGATAGAGAGACTGGCGAGATGTTGTCGGCAGAGCCCTATACTGCGGTCAACTGGGCCAGTGGTTACGACCTCAGCACAGGGCGACCGAACATTAATCGTGACATTGCCGACTACCGCCGTGGCGAGAAGTTAGTTCGCCCCGCCCATATGGGGGCGCATAACTGGCACCCCATGGCTTATAGTCCTGAAACCGGTTATGTGTATATCCCGGTCATCGAGGCCATGGTGCCGTTTCGCAAAGAACAGAACTTTAAGTTCAAGCCTGGCCGCTGGAATTCCGGCATCGAGATGGTCGAGGTGCCGCCCGGCGACACGCAGTTTGCCGGCCTGATGGCGACAGGGTTAACTGGCGGTCGCTTGGTGGCTTGGGACCCCCGTACCCAGAGTGAGGCCTGGAGCGTCGAGCACAAGATGACCTGGAATGGTGGTGTGTTGGCAACGGCGGGTAACCTGGTGTTTCAGGGCAATGCCGCGCAACGCATGGCGGCTTATCGCGCCGATACGGGTGAGCGGCTGTGGGATGTCGATGCGCAGACTGGCATCATTGCAGCGCCGATCAGCTACAGTGTCGATGGTGAGCAATACATCGCCGTGGCAGCGAGCTGGGGTGGTATCCTTCCCCTTGCGTTAGGCGTGAAACCCTACGATGAGCCGAGTAAGGGGCGCATCTTAGTCTATAAACTCGGCGGCAGTGATGCTTTACCACCGTTGAAAGCTGCAGTCGAGCCCCCCATACCACCGGCGCGAACCGGTGCTGACGAGCAGACACTAGCAGAGGGTAAACAGCTCTATCACCTCTACTGCTATGGTTGCCATGGCACCAATGCAGTATCGGGAGGCATGATCCCCGATTTACGTTACCTCAACAGTAACTTTCACGATATGTTCGAGCAGATCGTCTATGATGGTGCGTTGAAGGGGTTGGGCATGGTTGGCTTTAGCGATGTTTTGGATAAGCCACAGGTGGCCTCGATCCATGCTTATATTATCGAGGAGGCCAATGATGATTTAGAGTATCGCCAGCAACCACAGTGGTGGCGCTCGTTTAAACATTGGGTCTACGGTATTGGTGTCAGTATTATCGAATGGTTGTCGAGCTTTGCGTAG
- a CDS encoding lysophospholipid acyltransferase family protein produces MGSAPTAKKYVLIAAPHTSNYDFPLMIGAAFTLRMDVHWMGKSSLFQFPLGTIARWFGGIAIDRSRSNNTVDATVEVFKQRDELVVVIPPEGTRAKVTKWKSGFYHIAHQAGVPIILGYIDTATKTAGFGHSYTPTGDFEKDMVEIQAFYKDKKGFD; encoded by the coding sequence GTGGGTTCAGCACCTACTGCAAAGAAATATGTACTGATAGCGGCACCTCATACCAGTAACTATGACTTTCCCTTGATGATTGGCGCGGCTTTTACTTTGCGCATGGATGTTCATTGGATGGGTAAGAGCAGCCTGTTTCAGTTTCCGCTTGGCACTATCGCTCGTTGGTTTGGCGGTATTGCTATCGACCGCAGCCGTTCGAACAACACCGTCGATGCGACCGTTGAAGTGTTTAAACAGCGTGACGAGTTAGTGGTTGTGATTCCCCCGGAAGGCACGCGCGCTAAAGTGACAAAGTGGAAGAGTGGTTTCTACCATATTGCTCATCAGGCCGGTGTACCGATTATACTGGGCTATATTGATACGGCGACAAAGACTGCAGGCTTTGGTCATAGCTATACGCCGACTGGAGACTTTGAGAAAGACATGGTGGAAATTCAAGCCTTCTATAAGGACAAGAAGGGTTTTGATTAA